A genomic region of Desulfotignum phosphitoxidans DSM 13687 contains the following coding sequences:
- a CDS encoding O-antigen ligase family protein, which yields MLATYLGFFWLVVVSVRSRKEQRALVWVVVGTAVFLCVVGLLKRFDILVFHWWDYTEELGRKFYGLSLTGVYVNRNHMAGFLEMAIPMMLGMFLTRSRSPEARIGMICLALFLVVCQALTLSRGGWTGTAVAMLFMAVVLLLKKGFVHKRLVGTLLGAVVVIGMIIMASTPVVQRITTLTQGELEDELEGRRNIWAGTRAMIQDNLAAGTGPGTYAIAFPQYQAPGYARLPRYAHSDFLQFPAETGILAIPVMLWTVYWFFRIGFTRLKSRSRQTQGITLGAMAALVALLIHSYSDGNLQIPANALLFTALAAAGLRKV from the coding sequence ATGCTGGCCACGTACCTGGGGTTTTTCTGGCTGGTGGTGGTGTCCGTGCGCTCCCGGAAAGAGCAGCGAGCCCTGGTGTGGGTGGTGGTGGGCACGGCCGTGTTTTTGTGTGTGGTCGGGCTGCTCAAGCGGTTTGACATCCTGGTGTTCCACTGGTGGGATTATACAGAAGAGCTGGGAAGAAAATTTTATGGCCTGTCTCTGACCGGGGTGTATGTCAACCGCAACCACATGGCCGGATTCCTGGAGATGGCCATTCCCATGATGCTGGGCATGTTTCTGACCCGGTCCCGCTCCCCGGAGGCCCGCATCGGCATGATCTGCCTGGCATTGTTTCTGGTTGTGTGCCAGGCGTTGACCCTGTCCCGGGGCGGATGGACCGGCACAGCCGTTGCCATGTTGTTCATGGCCGTCGTGCTGCTCCTGAAAAAAGGCTTTGTTCACAAGCGCCTGGTGGGAACCCTGCTGGGCGCCGTGGTGGTCATCGGCATGATCATCATGGCCAGCACCCCCGTGGTGCAGCGGATCACCACCCTGACCCAGGGAGAGCTGGAAGACGAACTTGAAGGCCGAAGAAATATCTGGGCCGGCACCCGGGCGATGATCCAGGACAACCTGGCCGCCGGCACCGGTCCGGGAACATATGCCATTGCCTTCCCACAATACCAGGCCCCGGGCTATGCAAGACTCCCCAGATACGCCCACAGCGACTTTCTCCAATTCCCCGCCGAAACCGGCATCCTGGCCATCCCCGTGATGCTGTGGACCGTGTACTGGTTCTTCCGAATCGGATTCACCCGCCTCAAAAGCCGCAGCCGCCAGACCCAGGGCATCACCCTGGGCGCCATGGCCGCTCTGGTGGCCCTCCTCATCCACAGCTACTCCGACGGCAACCTCCAGATCCCCGCCAACGCCCTCCTTTTCACGGCCCTCGCCGCCGCCGGCCTCCGCAAAGTTTAG